Proteins encoded by one window of Lactobacillus paragasseri:
- a CDS encoding rhodanese-like domain-containing protein, producing the protein MNIFGISNFVLIIIILAFALSWLWTWIQSKRVGGALTNEEFEKGKRKAQIIDVREKGPFKKEHILGARNIPYTMFKYQYQEIRPDLPVYLYSDSSALTVRAARFLQKKGYKKVYWLKDGFEKWDGQTKSSKY; encoded by the coding sequence ATGAATATTTTTGGGATCAGCAATTTTGTCTTAATTATCATTATTTTGGCTTTTGCTTTAAGCTGGCTTTGGACATGGATTCAATCGAAGCGTGTCGGTGGTGCGCTAACTAATGAAGAGTTTGAAAAGGGTAAGAGAAAAGCACAAATTATTGATGTACGTGAAAAGGGCCCATTTAAGAAAGAACATATTCTAGGAGCACGTAACATTCCTTACACAATGTTTAAGTATCAATATCAAGAAATCCGTCCAGATTTACCCGTATATCTTTATTCTGATTCAAGTGCATTAACTGTAAGAGCAGCACGCTTTTTGCAGAAAAAAGGCTATAAAAAAGTATATTGGCTGAAAGACGGCTTTGAAAAATGGGATGGCCAAACTAAGTCTTCTAAATACTAA
- a CDS encoding YqgQ family protein — protein MKNLHDVQKLLKKFNIIVYVGKRKWDIELMGIELDNLYHAGVVSKKEYMNAKLILSHEHEIEEEKETSTKDSNGLL, from the coding sequence ATGAAAAATTTACACGATGTTCAAAAGCTACTTAAAAAGTTTAATATTATTGTTTATGTTGGTAAACGTAAATGGGATATTGAATTAATGGGAATAGAATTAGATAATTTATATCATGCCGGTGTAGTTTCTAAAAAAGAATACATGAATGCTAAGTTAATTTTGAGTCACGAGCATGAAATTGAAGAAGAAAAGGAAACTAGCACAAAAGATAGTAATGGATTATTATAG
- a CDS encoding rhomboid family intramembrane serine protease: protein MQKLKFSRFSSTFITNAILIVLFIVFILETIMGGSTNINTLLRLGAMNNQLVTVEHQWWRLFTAQFLHIGWLHIASNAVMIYYIGQFMEPLLGHWRFLSVYLLSGIGGNLLSYAYGSDSVVSAGASTALFGLFGVVIALYLANRAIPAINYLGKQALALAIINLALDLFASHIDILGHLGGLVSGFLLGIIFGSAHLRQYHHKLRVIAAVITIIYVVFCLHQGIVINN, encoded by the coding sequence ATGCAAAAATTGAAATTTAGTCGATTTTCTAGCACATTTATTACAAATGCTATTTTAATAGTGCTCTTTATTGTGTTTATTCTTGAAACAATAATGGGTGGATCGACTAATATTAATACTTTGCTTCGCTTAGGTGCAATGAATAATCAGCTAGTTACCGTTGAACATCAATGGTGGAGGCTGTTTACTGCTCAATTTTTACACATTGGATGGCTACATATTGCTTCTAACGCTGTGATGATTTATTATATTGGGCAATTTATGGAGCCTTTGTTAGGGCATTGGCGATTTTTAAGCGTCTATTTGCTGTCAGGAATTGGTGGAAATTTACTAAGCTATGCGTATGGCAGTGATTCTGTAGTTAGTGCTGGCGCTTCAACAGCGTTGTTTGGACTTTTTGGAGTAGTCATCGCACTTTATTTAGCTAACCGTGCAATTCCTGCAATTAATTATTTAGGAAAGCAGGCTTTAGCCCTAGCTATTATCAATTTGGCACTTGATTTATTTGCAAGTCATATTGATATTTTAGGTCATTTAGGTGGTTTAGTATCTGGTTTTCTATTGGGAATAATTTTTGGTAGTGCGCACTTAAGACAATACCATCATAAATTAAGAGTTATTGCAGCCGTTATTACAATTATTTATGTTGTATTTTGCTTACATCAAGGAATAGTGATTAATAATTAA
- a CDS encoding DUF3042 family protein, translating to MAKKFGAGVVTGVLATVGALAAGLATYKKKVVEPEQKEADRIEQNRIKANRKSYSAHQG from the coding sequence ATGGCAAAGAAATTTGGTGCTGGTGTCGTAACTGGCGTTTTAGCAACTGTTGGCGCACTTGCTGCAGGACTTGCTACTTATAAAAAAAAGGTAGTAGAACCTGAACAAAAAGAAGCTGATAGAATTGAACAAAATAGAATTAAAGCCAATAGAAAGAGTTACTCAGCTCATCAAGGTTAA
- the rpmG gene encoding 50S ribosomal protein L33: protein MAEHIILECTECGDRSYLSEKNKRKHPERLALKKYCPVERKVTLHRETK from the coding sequence ATGGCAGAACATATTATCCTTGAATGCACCGAATGTGGCGATAGAAGTTACTTATCTGAAAAGAATAAGCGTAAGCATCCGGAACGTTTAGCTTTAAAGAAGTATTGCCCAGTTGAAAGAAAGGTAACACTTCACCGCGAAACTAAGTAA
- a CDS encoding 5-formyltetrahydrofolate cyclo-ligase, with amino-acid sequence MHLISKNELRRLQIKRLTEFANSTQKLSEDKILKEKLLRNSLLASAESIGISVSMPLEVSTVPIIASLWKMGKRVYIPRCLPKRKMEFTLYDKNTILVKTKFGVLENRDSKAIVNNNLDLMIVPGLAYGLDKNSRLGFGGGYYDRFLEKYPTRTLSLVNSVQLFKRTSWQVEEHDIPIEKLILVK; translated from the coding sequence ATGCATTTAATTAGTAAAAACGAATTACGAAGATTACAAATAAAGAGATTAACTGAATTTGCGAATAGTACGCAAAAATTATCTGAAGATAAGATCTTAAAAGAAAAGCTACTTAGAAATTCACTTTTAGCTAGCGCAGAATCGATAGGTATTTCTGTTTCAATGCCTCTAGAAGTCAGTACAGTGCCTATTATTGCTTCTTTATGGAAGATGGGTAAAAGAGTATATATTCCGCGATGCTTGCCAAAGAGGAAGATGGAATTTACACTTTATGATAAAAATACGATATTAGTTAAAACTAAGTTTGGTGTTTTAGAAAATCGTGATTCAAAAGCTATCGTGAATAATAACTTAGATTTAATGATTGTTCCCGGTCTAGCTTACGGTTTAGATAAAAATAGTCGTCTTGGTTTTGGTGGGGGCTATTATGATCGCTTTTTAGAAAAGTATCCAACTAGAACGCTTAGTTTAGTCAATTCAGTCCAACTTTTTAAGCGAACTTCATGGCAGGTTGAAGAACATGATATTCCGATTGAGAAGTTAATTTTAGTTAAATAA